In the Neospora caninum Liverpool complete genome, chromosome Ia genome, one interval contains:
- a CDS encoding putative leucine rich repeat protein yields the protein MASASPRSVLSPGKKQSLSHLTSPSSSAKRNSSLSARLSPLQKSDSLHGRPSASKQDEETKENSLRAAASVRSSLGKATLSTGIPSPLFKKHKGEASLEAKDVNGSFEGKHGKHTSPLRPSPSGVPTPQGASEKRHAQKTGPLSPSPLSFASPASASIATKGGLRKKEAKREQTDAARGDGEGRKVRAPKEKGDVSPKSEKSVPSAEKQTPQARSTHSPGLPLRGVPGERGDTSKTQDAQRVHLTKEGSRDPGQVRAFKAARPEKGEKERTSSNAGRHAVHGGAPPSQDKLKFQSAAPRPASKPRLAPATGSPPVRPSAEKTESTDSAAQRSVPRVALSRRPAAAVPRHPIPHLTLPRIAELAAMSVQTPQAVGEAAKTSKPAGARRGEEKKASRDKAAHADAPEASASALDMATISSLDLSEREAEDVADLACYKSLKRLDLSGNKLTGGLGFLAMNIQLRWLKAARSLLEGGDVLKQALMNLANLVVLDLSSNQITRLEAFAPLKALKTLVLSENQILLSRNRIQEVEKPPKPLTQLKKLSLSDNRLKFPALLELRLNGNSLLSVGTGVTCMSELKILDLGRNQLHRIEGVKALADHLKLNQLNILGNPLMSVASILKEVETQVVATLPNLKIFNAKPLQPRRENPRKVLWKQRQEAARNLARSGEELKAGTETLGDTSARGVKHAEPSGGVCHAKPAKKLSHAGATEETKANEKPQPPLKRAAPSLASASPKKKKL from the exons ATGGCGTCTGCCTCCCCTCGCTCGGTTCTTTCCCCCGGGAAGAAGCAGTCGCTCTCGCACTTGAcatctccgtcctcgtccgcGAAACGGAActcttctctgtcggcgcgtctctcgccgcttcaAAAGAGCGACTCTCTGCACGGGCGCCCAAGCGCCAGCaagcaagacgaagaaacgaaggaaaacagccTGCGCGCAGCCGCTTCTGTCCGCTCCTCTCTGGGCAAGGCGACACTCTCGACGGGAATTCCGTCGCCGCTGTTCAAAAAGCATAAAGGCGAGGCATCTCTCGAAGCGAAGGACGTGAACGGTTCGTTCGAGGGGAAACACGGAAAGCACACGTCCCCGCTTCGGCCTTCGCCGTCGGGTGTACCTACACCTCAAGGGGCTTCGGAGAAGCGGCACGCCCAGAAGACCggtccgctgtctccctcccctctttctttcgcgtcACCTGCTTCCGCGAGTATCGCGACCAAGGGCGGTCTCCgcaagaaagaggcgaaaagggaacagaccgacgcggcgagaggagacggagaaggccgcaAAGTGCGAGCgccgaaggagaaaggcgacgtctctccgaaaagcgagaagtcTGTCCCGTCGGCTGAAAAACAAACTCCACAGGCGCGCAGCACGCACTCGCCGGGGTTGCCGCTGCGGGGAGTGCCGGGCGAGCGCGGGGACACCTCGAAGACGCAAGACGCCCAGCGTGTACACCTGACGAAGGAAGGCTCTCGAGATCCTGGCCAGGTCCGCGCGTTCAAAGCGGCAAGgccagagaagggagagaaggagcgaacCTCGAGCAACGCCGGCAGACATGCGGTGcacggcggcgcgcctccctccCAGGACAAACTCAAGTTTCAATCGGCGGCGCCGCGTCCAGCCTCAAAGCCGAGACTGGCGCCTGCGACTGGCTCACCTCCGGTGCGCCCCAGtgcagaaaagacggaaagcaCCGACAGCGCAGCCCAGAGATCTGTCCCTCGCGTGGCGCTCTCGAGACGCCCAGCCGCCGCCGTCCCCCGACACCCCATTCCGCACTTGACGCTCCCGCGCATCGCTGAGCTCGCCGCGAtgagtgtacagacaccgcaggcGGTTGGCGAAGCTGCGAAGACCTCGAAGCCtgcaggagcgagaagaggggaggaaaagaaggcctCGCGAGACaaggcggcgcatgcagacgcgccCGAGGCTTCCGCTTCTGCGCTGGACATGGCCACGATTTCCTCGCTGGACTTGAGCGaaagggaggcagaggacgTGGCCGACCTCGCGTGCTACAAAAGTCTAAAGAGACTCGACCTGAGCGGGAACAAACTGACGGGCGGTCTCGGGTTTCTGGCCATGAACATTCAACTGCGCTGGCTCAAGGCCGCCCGGAGCCTGctcgagggcggagacgtGCTCAAACAGGCTCTGATGAACCTCGCCAACCTCGTCGTTCTCGATCTAAGCAGCAATCAG atcaCCCGCCTCGAGGCCTTTGCGCCGCTGAAGGCCCTGAAAACGCTCGTCCTCAGTGAAAATCAAATCC TATTGTCTCGGAACAGAATTCAAGAAGTGGAAAAACCCCCAAAGCCCCTGACACAGCTGAAGAAGCTGTCGCTCTCAGACAATCGCCTCAAG TTTCCTGCGTTGCTGGAGCTGCGTCTGAACGGGAacagccttctctctgtcggcaCCGGCGTCACCTGCATGTCCGAGCTGAAGATCCTCGATCTCGGCAGAAACCAACTCCACCGGATAGA GGGCGTGAAGGCTCTCGCGGATCACCTGAAACTCAATCAGTTGAATATTCTCGGCAATCCGCTGATGAGCGTCGCTTCGATCTTG AAGGAGGTCGAGACGCAGGTTGTGGCGACTCTGCCGAATTTGAAGATTTTCAATGCGAAACCGTTGCAGCCGCGGCGGGAAAATCCTCGCAAGGTGCTGTGGAAACAGCGGCAAGAGGCGGCGCGTAATCTCGcgcggagcggcgaggagctGAAAGCGGGCACGGAGACACTTGGAGACACCTCGGCGAGGGGCGTGAAACACGCAGAGCCTTCGGGTGGCGTCTGCCACGCGAAGCCCGCGAAAAAACtttcgcatgcaggcgcgacggaagaaacgaaggcgaacgAGAAGCCGCAGCCACCCCTCAAGCGCGCGGCGCCcagtctcgcctccgcctcgccgaaaaagaagaaactgTAA